From one Aeropyrum camini SY1 = JCM 12091 genomic stretch:
- a CDS encoding FKBP-type peptidyl-prolyl cis-trans isomerase has translation MPLKDGDFVLINYTVKVVEDGSERVIDTTLEEVAKKSGIYDPKRVYKEFPVIVGRTSLLGPLEKVLRELDVGERREVEVPPEEAFGEYKQELIVRVPVKRLRRMNIPVRVGEEVEAGGRRGKIIRVTERFAYIDFNHPLAGKKLKIEVEVVGKIDSPEEKARILAARALGMDPDKIQAEVSEGGKEVKVKLPPEALGLSDLDALLAKAVSDIREYLAPRKVDITISIEFPEETVEQASSPEEAGEGEGEGASGEEQAKQAPEAGGEEGEQQD, from the coding sequence ATGCCCTTGAAGGATGGGGACTTCGTGCTAATCAACTATACTGTCAAGGTTGTGGAGGACGGCTCGGAAAGGGTTATAGATACCACGCTAGAGGAGGTGGCGAAGAAGTCTGGGATATACGATCCGAAGCGTGTGTACAAGGAGTTCCCGGTGATAGTTGGGAGGACTAGCCTCCTAGGGCCGCTCGAGAAGGTCCTCAGGGAGCTTGACGTTGGGGAGAGGCGCGAGGTCGAGGTGCCCCCCGAGGAGGCTTTTGGAGAGTACAAGCAGGAGCTCATCGTGAGGGTCCCGGTGAAGCGTCTCAGGAGGATGAACATACCCGTGAGGGTCGGAGAGGAGGTTGAAGCCGGGGGTAGGAGAGGGAAGATAATAAGGGTTACAGAGAGGTTCGCCTACATCGACTTTAACCACCCCCTAGCCGGGAAGAAGCTGAAGATAGAGGTTGAGGTGGTGGGCAAGATCGACAGCCCCGAGGAGAAAGCCAGGATACTGGCGGCCAGAGCCCTAGGTATGGACCCGGACAAGATCCAGGCCGAGGTTTCGGAGGGGGGCAAGGAGGTCAAAGTCAAACTACCGCCAGAGGCCCTCGGGCTCAGTGACCTCGACGCCCTCCTGGCAAAAGCTGTGTCCGATATTAGAGAGTACCTGGCACCCAGGAAGGTTGACATAACGATATCCATCGAGTTCCCCGAGGAGACGGTGGAGCAGGCCAGCTCTCCGGAGGAAGCTGGCGAGGGGGAAGGAGAGGGGGCTAGCGGGGAGGAGCAGGCTAAGCAGGCTCCCGAGGCTGGTGGGGAAGAGGGGGAGCAGCAGGACTAG
- a CDS encoding beta-CASP ribonuclease aCPSF1, which yields MASQSKAQESPGRRRLEERKQLIMEIYNTLRSADIAGIEFEGPEIAVYIRNPKFIVDNEGVVKDLARKLRKRIVVRTHPKSRKSVEYTIKFIRENVPPDVGIVDIQFDDVLGEVRVIAEKPGKLMGRGKVFRNLVLAETGWRLEVYRKPLLQSGLLDSVLRHLQRHAEERRRALRDIGERIFRDTLIGTRHVRVVGLGSFGEVGRSAILVDTGESKVLLDAGLSPSGYGPDSYPYYWSPEFRVDELDAVVISHAHLDHVGTLPLLFKYGFRGPVYATPPTRDIMIIVLRDLINLMRRAQGEPPFEPRDVEKALTRLIPVNYNTVTDVAPDIKMTFVNAGHILGSSMVHLHIGQGLYNILYTADFKFYRIKNDRSTRLLPPAEYSFQRVEALIMEATYGSKETQPRAEAEEELVNLVNKVYKRGGKLLIPVMAVGRGQEILVVLNEALRSGKIPEVPIYVDGMVYEVTAVYTNYPELLVKPIRDRILKQGENPFEGPTTVYVTDHQKRDEAMYSDKPAIILSTSGMMNGGPIVEYFKYMAGDPRNALAFVSYQAPGTLGRRLQNGEREIELEVDGEIRRIRVNMDIVSIEGFTGHSTRGELLSFLRRLQPKPRNIVLNHGEPSAIAALAHTVKTGWSKLGFESPPIIEAPENLEGVRLYPRNLKMKLALQHS from the coding sequence TTGGCTAGCCAGTCTAAGGCTCAGGAGTCTCCCGGCAGGAGGAGGCTCGAGGAGAGGAAGCAGCTTATAATGGAGATTTATAACACGCTCCGCTCCGCCGATATAGCCGGCATCGAGTTCGAGGGGCCGGAGATAGCGGTTTACATCAGAAACCCCAAGTTCATAGTAGATAACGAGGGTGTTGTCAAGGATCTCGCAAGGAAGCTGAGGAAGCGTATAGTTGTCAGGACACATCCAAAGTCCAGGAAGAGCGTAGAGTATACTATAAAGTTTATCCGGGAGAACGTCCCGCCGGACGTCGGCATAGTCGATATACAGTTCGACGACGTGCTGGGAGAGGTACGGGTTATCGCCGAGAAGCCTGGCAAGCTTATGGGCAGGGGTAAGGTGTTTAGGAACCTTGTGCTGGCCGAGACGGGCTGGAGGCTCGAGGTCTACAGGAAACCCCTACTCCAGAGCGGCCTCCTCGACAGCGTGCTCCGCCACCTCCAGAGACATGCCGAGGAGAGGAGGAGGGCTCTGAGGGATATAGGGGAGAGGATATTCCGGGACACCCTCATAGGGACGAGGCACGTGAGGGTTGTGGGCCTGGGCAGCTTCGGAGAAGTCGGCCGTTCAGCCATACTAGTCGATACTGGGGAGAGCAAGGTCCTCCTCGACGCCGGCCTATCGCCCTCTGGCTACGGGCCGGACAGCTACCCGTACTACTGGTCCCCGGAGTTTAGGGTCGACGAGCTGGACGCAGTTGTAATTAGCCACGCCCACCTAGACCACGTAGGCACCCTACCCCTCCTATTCAAATACGGCTTCAGAGGGCCTGTCTACGCCACCCCCCCAACCAGGGACATTATGATCATAGTTTTGAGAGACCTCATCAACCTTATGAGGAGGGCGCAGGGCGAGCCACCCTTTGAGCCTAGGGATGTTGAGAAGGCGCTGACCAGGCTTATACCCGTCAACTATAACACGGTGACCGACGTGGCCCCGGACATCAAGATGACGTTCGTAAACGCCGGCCACATACTTGGAAGTTCGATGGTCCACCTACACATAGGCCAGGGGCTCTACAACATACTTTACACCGCAGACTTCAAGTTCTACAGGATAAAGAACGATAGGAGCACTAGGCTTCTCCCGCCGGCAGAATACTCTTTCCAGCGCGTTGAGGCTCTAATAATGGAGGCCACCTACGGCTCCAAGGAGACGCAGCCCAGGGCCGAGGCTGAGGAGGAGCTTGTGAACCTGGTGAACAAGGTCTACAAGAGGGGTGGTAAGCTGCTGATACCAGTTATGGCTGTGGGTAGGGGGCAGGAGATACTGGTCGTGTTGAACGAGGCTCTAAGGTCCGGGAAGATACCCGAGGTGCCGATATACGTGGATGGCATGGTGTATGAAGTCACCGCAGTCTACACAAACTACCCGGAGCTGCTTGTGAAGCCTATTAGGGATAGGATACTGAAGCAGGGGGAGAACCCGTTTGAGGGGCCGACGACAGTTTACGTCACCGACCACCAGAAGAGGGATGAAGCTATGTACAGTGACAAGCCCGCTATAATACTGTCAACCAGCGGCATGATGAACGGGGGGCCCATAGTAGAGTACTTCAAATACATGGCCGGCGACCCTAGGAACGCTCTAGCCTTCGTCAGCTACCAGGCCCCAGGCACCCTAGGCAGGAGGCTGCAGAACGGTGAGAGGGAGATTGAGCTCGAGGTTGACGGTGAGATAAGGAGGATAAGGGTGAACATGGATATAGTCTCTATCGAGGGGTTCACAGGCCACTCAACCCGGGGGGAGCTGCTCTCGTTCCTCAGAAGACTCCAGCCGAAGCCTAGGAACATAGTGTTAAACCACGGCGAGCCGTCGGCCATAGCCGCTCTCGCCCACACCGTGAAGACGGGTTGGTCGAAGCTCGGCTTCGAGTCGCCTCCCATAATAGAGGCCCCGGAGAACCTGGAGGGCGTGAGGCTCTACCCGAGGAATCTTAAGATGAAGCTGGCTCTACAGCACTCCTAG
- a CDS encoding LSm family protein, giving the protein MNGPITLPTLRMMLDYLDTPVLVKLKSGLRIKGVLKTYDQHLNIILGDAEEIGETSIRRLGLTLVRGDSVVVITPAA; this is encoded by the coding sequence GTGAACGGTCCGATAACCCTGCCCACGCTGAGGATGATGCTGGACTACCTGGACACACCCGTGCTAGTCAAGCTGAAGAGCGGGCTCAGGATAAAGGGTGTGCTGAAGACTTACGATCAACACCTGAACATTATACTGGGGGATGCAGAGGAGATAGGGGAGACCTCTATCAGGAGGCTGGGGCTGACCCTGGTTAGGGGGGACAGCGTAGTAGTGATAACCCCTGCCGCGTGA
- a CDS encoding NOG1 family protein → MGPRSWRRKGLAPYRTIYYWDWRVQADEKAMTGGYGRQAGFLGDPASAAKKIHVPTYDEILERIGRRPRRPSRRRAVYEEEIELLTRVRDIVISKTDFVREVARLLDSLHPFHRELIEIEFNRRDVGSAVSCVSRARKMTDRLLERYKVLLLASESPREARAIAREARGRILSLYKRCSRGLEVLRSLMVFMHRLPAIDPDSPTIIVSGPPSSGKSTLVKNVSRAKPKVADYPFTTKRIHIGHFEAGDGRVQIVDTPGVLDRSLEEMNPVEKRAAAALRLLDGVVLFLFDPSPDAYMGLDKQAGLLENTIAKLVSGKRIYVAVNKEDAVGRDRLEQALTAAREAAEAVGARFLGSTSAIERERARRLVSRIASMEGWAEA, encoded by the coding sequence GTGGGCCCCAGGTCATGGAGGCGAAAGGGTTTAGCTCCCTACAGGACCATATACTACTGGGACTGGCGTGTTCAGGCGGATGAGAAGGCTATGACAGGAGGGTATGGAAGGCAGGCCGGTTTCCTGGGCGACCCGGCCTCGGCGGCGAAGAAGATACACGTGCCCACCTACGACGAGATTCTTGAAAGGATCGGTAGGAGGCCGAGGAGGCCTTCTAGGAGGCGCGCCGTCTATGAGGAGGAGATTGAACTCCTCACTAGAGTTAGGGACATAGTAATCTCTAAGACCGACTTCGTGAGAGAAGTTGCAAGGCTTCTAGACAGCCTACACCCGTTCCACAGAGAGCTTATCGAGATAGAGTTCAATAGGAGGGATGTCGGCAGCGCCGTGAGCTGTGTTAGCAGGGCCCGGAAGATGACTGACAGGCTTCTGGAGAGGTATAAGGTGCTCCTGCTGGCCTCCGAGAGCCCCAGGGAGGCTAGGGCTATTGCAAGGGAGGCCCGGGGAAGGATTCTATCCCTCTACAAGAGATGCTCCCGGGGGCTCGAGGTCCTCAGGAGCCTCATGGTTTTCATGCACAGGCTACCAGCCATAGACCCTGACAGCCCCACAATAATAGTTTCGGGACCGCCTAGCAGCGGTAAGTCTACCCTAGTCAAGAACGTCTCAAGGGCGAAGCCGAAGGTTGCTGACTACCCCTTCACCACTAAGCGTATACACATTGGCCACTTCGAAGCCGGTGATGGCCGGGTGCAGATAGTTGACACCCCAGGCGTGCTAGACAGGAGTCTAGAGGAGATGAACCCTGTGGAGAAGAGGGCGGCCGCCGCTTTAAGGCTTCTCGACGGCGTAGTACTTTTCCTGTTCGACCCAAGTCCGGACGCCTACATGGGGCTGGACAAGCAGGCTGGACTCCTGGAGAACACTATAGCCAAGCTTGTCTCCGGCAAGAGGATCTACGTTGCAGTTAACAAGGAGGACGCAGTCGGGAGAGATAGGCTGGAGCAAGCCCTCACGGCCGCCAGGGAGGCTGCGGAGGCCGTTGGAGCAAGGTTCCTAGGATCTACATCGGCTATCGAAAGAGAGAGGGCCAGGCGGCTTGTAAGCCGGATAGCCTCGATGGAGGGATGGGCCGAAGCCTAA
- a CDS encoding RsmB/NOP family class I SAM-dependent RNA methyltransferase: MDPGIYSGLKVEAVSTASREFMGEDKYIASIKPSRIAERMAREAGYSPVLVEKYIQILGDEEEAREIIKWNDKPLPETIRCNDFLIPCSELESMLSQKGFTLSRIPWLPHGIEVLEQPIRVGATHEYMQGLYYIQDPGSMLVAYLLGAEPGEVVLDMAAAPGGKSTHIQQLSRDSTTLVAVDISRRRMRALRSHMQRMGFRSYVALRADSRMLTSIAGAGWADKVLLDAPSTGEGIIRKDPERRRSRSQLDVLKVHYLQLELLYTAVDLARPGAPILYAACSTSPEEGELVISRLLRLRSDVEVETLEAPIGSPGVETYLGMEMEGEVRKCLRLWPHRHGTEGFFICRLKRKG, translated from the coding sequence GTGGATCCAGGCATATACAGCGGTCTAAAGGTTGAGGCCGTCTCGACAGCGTCTAGAGAGTTCATGGGTGAGGACAAGTACATAGCCTCTATAAAGCCCTCCAGGATAGCGGAGCGTATGGCCCGGGAGGCTGGCTACAGCCCCGTCCTCGTAGAGAAGTACATCCAGATCCTGGGTGATGAGGAGGAGGCTAGGGAGATTATAAAATGGAATGACAAGCCCCTACCCGAGACTATAAGGTGCAACGACTTCCTCATCCCCTGCAGCGAGCTCGAGTCCATGTTAAGCCAGAAGGGCTTCACCCTCTCACGAATACCCTGGCTACCCCACGGCATCGAGGTCCTGGAGCAGCCTATAAGGGTGGGGGCAACCCACGAGTACATGCAGGGGCTCTACTACATCCAAGACCCGGGCAGCATGCTGGTAGCCTACCTCCTCGGCGCCGAGCCGGGTGAGGTAGTTCTCGACATGGCTGCAGCGCCTGGGGGCAAGTCAACCCATATACAGCAGCTGAGCCGGGACTCGACAACACTGGTGGCAGTAGACATATCGAGGAGGAGGATGAGAGCCCTGCGCTCCCATATGCAGAGGATGGGGTTCCGGAGCTACGTAGCCCTGAGGGCCGACTCTAGGATGCTAACCAGCATCGCAGGGGCTGGATGGGCCGACAAGGTTCTCCTAGACGCTCCGAGCACTGGAGAAGGGATAATAAGGAAGGACCCTGAGAGGAGGCGCTCGAGGAGCCAGCTTGACGTGCTTAAGGTGCACTACCTCCAGCTAGAACTCCTATACACCGCCGTAGACCTTGCTAGGCCCGGAGCCCCCATTCTATACGCCGCCTGCAGCACCTCGCCCGAGGAGGGAGAGCTCGTCATCTCCAGGCTCCTGAGGCTTAGGAGCGATGTGGAGGTTGAGACTCTAGAGGCGCCTATAGGCTCGCCCGGCGTGGAAACCTATCTCGGCATGGAGATGGAGGGCGAGGTTAGAAAGTGCCTAAGGCTCTGGCCTCACAGGCACGGGACGGAGGGGTTCTTCATATGCCGGTTGAAGAGGAAGGGCTGA
- the psmB gene encoding archaeal proteasome endopeptidase complex subunit beta, translated as MAEWIVRGGLEGPAGRGLGERIVKSGTTTVGLIASGHVILAADKRATAGFLIASRRVKKIVMLSDYVAMTVSGLVADAQILSDVLREEIRLYEMTNKTKPSVKAVASLLSNILFSSKFFPYIVQLIVGGYDTQPRLYTLDLFGSITEDKYTATGSGSPIAYGVLEERYREDLSVEEAVKVATTAIRSAVLRDAASGDGADVVVIGPQGYEERFIPYNSLV; from the coding sequence GTGGCTGAATGGATAGTGAGAGGCGGGCTGGAAGGCCCCGCGGGTAGAGGGCTGGGCGAGAGGATCGTCAAGAGCGGTACAACCACTGTAGGCCTCATAGCATCCGGGCACGTCATACTAGCCGCGGACAAGAGGGCTACTGCAGGGTTTTTGATCGCCAGCAGGCGGGTTAAGAAGATAGTCATGCTTTCTGACTATGTAGCCATGACTGTCTCCGGACTGGTGGCGGACGCCCAGATACTGTCTGACGTGCTGAGAGAGGAGATAAGGCTGTACGAGATGACTAACAAGACGAAGCCCAGCGTGAAGGCCGTAGCAAGCCTACTCTCAAACATACTATTCAGCAGCAAATTCTTCCCCTACATAGTCCAGCTTATAGTCGGAGGCTACGACACCCAGCCCAGACTCTACACTCTCGACCTCTTCGGGAGCATAACTGAGGATAAATACACGGCGACAGGCTCAGGCTCGCCCATAGCCTACGGCGTCCTCGAGGAGAGGTATAGGGAGGACCTCAGCGTGGAGGAGGCAGTAAAAGTAGCCACCACCGCCATACGCTCCGCCGTCCTCAGGGACGCCGCCTCAGGGGACGGAGCTGACGTGGTTGTGATAGGCCCGCAGGGCTACGAGGAAAGGTTTATACCCTACAACAGCCTAGTATAG
- a CDS encoding NAD(P)-dependent glycerol-1-phosphate dehydrogenase produces the protein MYMSFHRIDLPRTIVVGGGVLDKAGSYISGVAQRGSYVLVVSGHTVSSRYFERLRASLEAEGLTVGLKIVRDASVETAEEVAREAAESRIDVVAGLGGGKSIDVAKYASKRSGAVFISIPTVASHDGITSPFSSLKGFGKPISRPAKAPDAIIIDVDVIAEAPRRYNIAGFGDLIGKYTAVLDWRLAHKLRLEYYGEYAASLALLSAKHVSQYAEEIALGTREGYRVLLEALVSSGVSMCIAGSTRPASGSEHLFAHALHIVARNKPLHGEAVGVGTIMMAYLHGKNWRRIRGLLKTVGAPTNARELGVTEDEVVEALTIAARIRPERYTILGEKGLTREAAEALARKTGVI, from the coding sequence TTGTATATGTCGTTCCACAGGATAGACCTTCCAAGGACCATAGTTGTGGGGGGAGGGGTTCTAGATAAGGCGGGGAGCTATATATCGGGTGTGGCGCAGCGCGGTAGCTATGTTCTAGTCGTCTCGGGCCACACGGTATCGTCCAGGTACTTCGAGAGGCTTAGGGCCAGCCTTGAGGCCGAGGGCCTCACTGTGGGGTTGAAGATTGTTAGGGACGCTTCGGTGGAGACTGCAGAGGAGGTTGCTAGGGAGGCTGCCGAGAGTAGGATAGATGTGGTTGCCGGTCTGGGGGGCGGGAAGTCGATTGACGTGGCTAAGTACGCCTCGAAGAGGTCTGGGGCGGTGTTCATCAGCATACCGACTGTGGCTAGCCACGACGGTATAACATCGCCTTTCTCGAGCCTGAAGGGGTTTGGCAAGCCAATATCGAGGCCTGCGAAAGCCCCTGACGCCATAATAATTGATGTTGACGTAATAGCTGAAGCTCCTAGGCGCTACAATATAGCTGGGTTCGGAGACCTCATAGGCAAGTACACGGCGGTCCTGGACTGGAGGCTTGCCCACAAGCTCAGGCTAGAGTACTATGGCGAGTACGCCGCCAGCCTGGCCCTCCTAAGCGCCAAGCACGTAAGCCAGTACGCCGAGGAGATAGCACTGGGCACGAGGGAGGGCTATAGGGTGCTCTTGGAAGCCCTCGTAAGCAGCGGCGTGTCCATGTGCATAGCAGGGAGCACGAGACCTGCCAGCGGCAGCGAGCACCTCTTCGCCCACGCGCTCCACATAGTGGCTAGGAACAAGCCGCTCCACGGGGAGGCCGTGGGGGTGGGAACCATAATGATGGCCTACCTGCACGGCAAGAACTGGAGGAGGATAAGGGGGTTGCTGAAGACTGTGGGAGCCCCCACTAACGCGAGAGAGCTGGGGGTGACCGAGGATGAGGTTGTCGAAGCGCTTACCATAGCCGCCAGGATCAGGCCGGAGAGATACACTATTCTCGGTGAAAAGGGCCTCACGCGGGAGGCCGCTGAGGCGTTGGCACGCAAAACAGGGGTTATATAG
- a CDS encoding PUA domain-containing protein yields MPVEEEGLSRYRLRPPTPSEERLVEGFFRSIGFRSNPYTDGMAVLDPGGRFKEVFYLPWGLRGAVERLPLHYSAGLNLGAIGERGFTPSLHLARELAPLCGAPVRCIKLTPRGEKLFLYAREVYGDSIASYTAGVALVAGANGQPLGWGVGLSRRGLLVVKPLRDLGWYLRRGG; encoded by the coding sequence ATGCCGGTTGAAGAGGAAGGGCTGAGCAGGTACAGGCTCCGGCCTCCCACGCCTAGCGAGGAGAGGCTTGTAGAAGGCTTCTTCAGATCTATAGGCTTCAGGTCAAACCCCTACACCGACGGCATGGCCGTTCTAGACCCCGGAGGCAGGTTTAAGGAGGTCTTCTACCTGCCCTGGGGTCTAAGGGGGGCGGTTGAGAGGCTTCCGCTACACTACTCGGCCGGGCTAAACCTAGGCGCCATAGGCGAGAGGGGGTTCACCCCCAGCCTACACCTAGCGAGGGAGCTAGCCCCCCTCTGCGGCGCCCCAGTAAGGTGCATCAAGCTCACTCCTAGAGGCGAGAAGCTCTTCCTATACGCCAGGGAAGTCTACGGCGATAGCATAGCCTCATACACGGCAGGTGTAGCCCTGGTAGCCGGGGCCAACGGCCAGCCCCTAGGCTGGGGAGTGGGCTTGTCAAGGAGGGGCCTGCTTGTTGTTAAGCCTTTAAGAGACCTGGGCTGGTACCTTAGAAGGGGCGGCTAG
- a CDS encoding DUF1947 domain-containing protein, whose translation MGRFEARVLSKRERRGLLERLKPYYASIPFGEKADWRLVKARTDSGEYEIVVVDSVPCFFEWGDGRIYPTLHCLKAFGVEWLKGVVLVDKGAAIALAKGAHLMIPGVVDVEGSFSRGDVVAALYHESRTPVMVGVAEVDSGALEKMSREKARGRAVRRVHRLGDVIWELSQEIGKRLS comes from the coding sequence TTGGGGAGGTTTGAAGCCAGGGTTTTGTCTAAGAGGGAGAGGCGCGGCCTTCTTGAGAGGCTGAAACCCTACTACGCCAGCATACCCTTCGGCGAGAAGGCTGACTGGCGGCTTGTCAAGGCCAGGACGGACTCGGGGGAGTACGAGATAGTTGTTGTAGACAGTGTCCCATGTTTCTTCGAGTGGGGCGATGGCAGGATCTACCCCACGCTCCATTGCCTCAAGGCGTTCGGGGTAGAGTGGCTGAAGGGGGTTGTCCTCGTTGACAAGGGGGCGGCGATAGCCCTGGCCAAGGGAGCACACCTCATGATCCCCGGTGTTGTCGACGTGGAGGGCAGCTTCAGTAGGGGCGACGTCGTTGCAGCGCTCTACCACGAGTCGAGGACGCCGGTTATGGTTGGCGTGGCTGAGGTTGACAGCGGCGCTTTGGAGAAGATGTCGAGGGAGAAAGCCAGGGGTAGGGCTGTGAGGAGGGTGCATAGGCTGGGCGATGTTATATGGGAGCTGTCTCAGGAGATAGGTAAGAGGCTTTCATAA
- a CDS encoding TFIIB-type zinc ribbon-containing protein — translation MDTVPGSCSYCGSTMLVTLHMEGTIVCSSCGAVLAENLIDDSPPPPANKGEELAGPPIRRSRLPRGVRRAYRRALTRGHVVAGGRSMAYTDLKALRLASADEAMAAILSRLSSIPGLARRRPRVAVGIAIYISHRLRGRSKIAALRSAARSSGASLTALERAEKAYRREIESIIWDMAWAPGHGGERV, via the coding sequence ATGGATACTGTGCCTGGCTCCTGCAGCTACTGCGGCTCCACGATGCTGGTCACCCTCCATATGGAGGGTACTATAGTGTGCAGCAGCTGCGGAGCGGTTTTGGCGGAGAACCTTATAGACGATTCACCGCCTCCCCCGGCAAATAAAGGGGAGGAGCTGGCGGGCCCTCCAATCAGGAGGTCTAGGCTGCCGAGGGGCGTGAGGAGGGCTTATAGGAGGGCTCTGACCAGGGGCCATGTTGTCGCTGGAGGCAGGTCTATGGCGTACACCGACCTAAAGGCCTTGAGGCTGGCCAGTGCTGACGAGGCTATGGCTGCTATACTAAGCAGGCTATCATCCATACCGGGCCTTGCCCGCAGGAGACCCCGGGTTGCTGTGGGTATAGCCATCTACATAAGCCATAGGCTCCGCGGCCGCTCGAAAATCGCCGCGTTGAGGAGCGCCGCCAGGTCTTCTGGAGCGTCTCTGACCGCTCTTGAGCGTGCGGAGAAGGCTTACAGAAGGGAGATCGAGAGTATAATATGGGACATGGCGTGGGCCCCAGGTCATGGAGGCGAAAGGGTTTAG
- a CDS encoding nicotinamide-nucleotide adenylyltransferase, with the protein MKRLLVVGRFQPPHLGHLHTIRWALDNAEEVIVVVGSAQESYTLDNPMTAGERVEALRLMLEDLGDWCGRIMIVPVPDIAMNKVWVQYLKMLLPPFDGVVSGNELVLMLFEDMGLAALRPPMFKRGECSGTRIRRLMASGERGWEGCLHPGVRRYVEEIGLPERLRRLLAMG; encoded by the coding sequence ATGAAGCGTCTTCTAGTTGTCGGCAGGTTCCAGCCCCCCCACCTGGGGCACCTCCACACAATACGCTGGGCCCTCGATAACGCTGAGGAGGTTATAGTAGTCGTGGGCTCGGCTCAGGAGTCCTACACTCTGGATAACCCTATGACGGCGGGGGAGCGTGTGGAGGCTCTGAGGCTTATGCTGGAGGATCTTGGGGACTGGTGTGGGAGGATTATGATAGTCCCTGTGCCGGATATAGCTATGAACAAGGTTTGGGTCCAGTATTTGAAGATGCTTCTCCCCCCCTTTGACGGGGTGGTCAGCGGTAACGAGCTCGTGCTCATGCTCTTCGAGGACATGGGCCTCGCCGCTCTGAGGCCACCCATGTTCAAGAGGGGTGAGTGCAGCGGGACGAGGATAAGGCGGCTCATGGCCTCGGGAGAGCGCGGGTGGGAGGGCTGCCTCCACCCTGGCGTCAGAAGGTATGTTGAGGAGATAGGGCTTCCTGAGAGGCTGAGGAGGCTGCTGGCCATGGGGTAG
- the rtcA gene encoding RNA 3'-terminal phosphate cyclase, with amino-acid sequence MGGGWIVIDGSMGEGGGQILRTAVALAAVIGRPLRIVNIRARRRPPGLRPQHLTAVRAVAAISGGRLRGAEVGSTTLEFIPGRIKGGRYRFDVGTAGSVALIIQALAPVLAYSDSPVEVELTGGTDVPMAPTIDYMREVFARVLSMLGYEIEIEVLRRGHYPRGGGRVVVRAPDPPEGFRARSFVERGYLKGVYIRSHAVRLPGSIAERQARSAASLVRERLGVVPEVEIEAYKPHSDPHLGPGTGILVWAVFDEAVMGGDSIGRKGKPAEVVGREAAESLLEDLGTGAALDRHMSDMAPVYLALAEGDSTIFGAKLTSHASTILELLSIMVDGFEYRILEGGLDSPFKAELKGAAVAPR; translated from the coding sequence TTGGGTGGGGGATGGATCGTTATAGACGGTTCCATGGGCGAGGGTGGAGGGCAGATACTCAGGACAGCGGTTGCACTGGCGGCGGTGATAGGTAGGCCTCTGAGGATTGTCAACATAAGGGCTAGGAGGAGGCCTCCAGGCCTCAGGCCCCAGCACCTAACCGCCGTCAGGGCAGTGGCGGCTATATCAGGTGGTAGGCTGCGTGGAGCCGAGGTCGGGTCAACGACTCTAGAGTTCATACCTGGCAGGATCAAGGGGGGTAGGTACAGGTTCGACGTAGGTACTGCGGGAAGCGTGGCCCTTATAATCCAGGCTCTAGCCCCTGTACTCGCCTACTCAGATTCGCCAGTAGAGGTGGAGCTTACCGGCGGGACCGACGTGCCCATGGCCCCCACTATAGATTACATGCGGGAGGTGTTCGCCCGCGTTCTCTCAATGCTCGGCTACGAGATCGAGATCGAGGTCCTCAGGCGGGGCCACTACCCCCGGGGTGGGGGGCGGGTTGTAGTGAGAGCTCCCGACCCACCCGAGGGGTTCAGGGCTAGGAGCTTCGTGGAGAGAGGCTACTTAAAGGGGGTCTATATTAGGAGCCATGCCGTGAGGCTCCCGGGGAGTATAGCGGAGAGGCAGGCTAGGAGCGCCGCGAGCCTAGTGAGGGAGAGGCTAGGAGTAGTCCCTGAAGTTGAGATTGAGGCCTACAAGCCGCACAGCGACCCCCACCTGGGGCCCGGCACCGGTATTCTAGTGTGGGCCGTCTTCGACGAGGCCGTGATGGGTGGGGACAGCATAGGGAGGAAGGGTAAACCGGCGGAGGTTGTGGGGAGAGAGGCTGCGGAGAGCCTGCTAGAGGATTTAGGAACAGGCGCCGCTCTAGATAGGCACATGTCCGACATGGCCCCCGTATACCTTGCCCTGGCTGAGGGAGACTCAACAATATTTGGGGCTAAGCTCACAAGCCATGCTTCCACGATACTCGAGCTGCTGAGTATCATGGTGGACGGCTTCGAGTACAGGATTCTGGAGGGCGGCTTAGACAGCCCGTTCAAAGCGGAGCTGAAAGGCGCTGCCGTGGCACCCCGGTAG
- a CDS encoding 50S ribosomal protein L37e produces MGKGTPSMGKHGRSKTHIVCRRCGRRSYNVAKGYCAACGFGRSRRMRRYSWQNKKWNRVRVV; encoded by the coding sequence ATGGGTAAGGGAACACCGAGTATGGGTAAGCACGGGAGGAGCAAGACACATATAGTATGTAGGAGGTGCGGCAGGAGGTCCTACAACGTGGCCAAGGGCTACTGCGCAGCCTGCGGCTTCGGAAGGAGCAGGAGGATGAGGCGGTATAGCTGGCAGAATAAGAAGTGGAACAGGGTGCGCGTGGTATAA